A genomic segment from Treponema sp. Marseille-Q3903 encodes:
- a CDS encoding FlgD immunoglobulin-like domain containing protein — MNKKILIFSLFLIFAANALSAQTKYISPNNDGVKDELVIPLNISDRRYIQGWSLIIKDSKGNVIRTIGNKVARPESVTFKSFFKQLFSVKKGVQIPREVIWNGAMNNGETAPDGTYTYYLTATDDNGNEGKTKEFKVVVDTVAPDIELAQPSDKIFGEGSKSALKIKQTGSKEDEWIGTFKASDGKIVKTVKWVNAEPADFNWYGTDDFDAQLADGVYSYEITSKDRAGNVAAQSVISNIIYSADKPATNIFVEGSRYFSPKTESKLSDVTFELTIPVPSERSGNKLVEWAVSIKDSRDKVVKSFNQSNSGSVPPEKIVFDGTGDDGKLLKDGEYQAVVTAKYLNGYEPAEIKSPVIVLDTQKPSAQIVASEKVFGAGSKDSVKYSIMLTPSAGAPVPSWKAEIINSETNAVVNTYDFGEYPPSEVIWNGISAKGTIADKGQYKFVLTGTDLAGNTGVSQSSELVTFDTTETQLLLAMSDKAFSPNGNKVKDTITFNPVTATKDVASYEFSVKNSSGKAVYTVKESKKLPVSFVWDGKDNDKILCADGMYSAQLSITAANGSTAAASTQSFELDTVAPKLTAEIPWDSFAPNGNGAQKNIPVTIKESTSEKLWTAEVRNSKDKAVKKFTWNGKSDDFTWDGTDEAGNLADNAKYNVVIFATDDAGNSFSTEIKGITLDNRETKAYITAEYEGISPNNDGTLDVQKFEIRTTVADSILAWNFNVRKEDGTSVYELTEKDSANLPAVINWNGADKSGIACEGTFIGTLDISYKNGNTVSAVSSAFVCTATPPVLAIKTAPEFFSPDNDGIDDDLYIRLSGSTKSKIKNWSFTINDPKGNAFWTTSGKSTITERIIWDGLSNTQKDDKGNAERVQSAMDYPYEFTVTDTLGMTSTIKGVIPVDVLVIREGNVLKMAVPSIIFESDDSNFQKASAKLTEVQVNNNVKVLNRIAEILKKFPDYKVTVVGHANKITDNPNEETVDNPREWGRASMPLSKERAEAIKTYLIKRGVSSSSLSTEGFGGTKPVVNPKDKNNNWKNRRVEFILEK, encoded by the coding sequence ATGAACAAAAAAATATTGATTTTTAGTCTGTTTTTAATTTTTGCGGCTAATGCGTTATCGGCTCAAACAAAATATATTTCACCAAACAATGACGGTGTAAAAGATGAACTCGTAATCCCCCTCAATATATCTGATAGACGCTATATTCAGGGATGGAGTCTTATCATAAAAGATTCAAAAGGAAACGTAATCCGTACAATTGGCAATAAAGTTGCACGTCCTGAGAGCGTGACATTCAAATCATTCTTTAAGCAGCTTTTTTCTGTAAAAAAAGGTGTTCAGATTCCGCGTGAAGTTATCTGGAACGGTGCGATGAACAACGGAGAAACAGCTCCTGACGGGACATATACATATTATCTCACAGCAACTGATGATAACGGAAATGAAGGCAAGACAAAGGAGTTTAAAGTTGTCGTAGATACAGTTGCTCCTGATATTGAGCTTGCTCAGCCTTCTGACAAGATTTTCGGTGAAGGCTCTAAATCTGCATTGAAAATCAAGCAGACCGGTTCAAAAGAAGATGAATGGATTGGAACTTTCAAAGCTTCCGATGGGAAAATCGTAAAGACTGTAAAATGGGTAAACGCTGAACCTGCGGACTTCAACTGGTATGGTACAGATGATTTTGATGCGCAGTTGGCAGACGGAGTTTATTCTTATGAAATTACATCAAAAGACAGAGCAGGAAACGTTGCAGCTCAGTCTGTAATCTCAAACATCATTTATTCAGCTGATAAGCCTGCTACAAACATATTCGTTGAAGGCTCGCGTTATTTTTCTCCGAAAACGGAAAGCAAACTTTCTGACGTAACTTTTGAGCTGACAATCCCTGTTCCATCTGAACGTTCAGGAAACAAACTTGTTGAATGGGCAGTTTCAATTAAAGACAGCCGCGACAAAGTTGTAAAATCATTCAATCAGAGCAATTCTGGTTCAGTTCCACCGGAAAAAATCGTATTTGACGGAACCGGCGACGATGGAAAACTTCTCAAAGACGGAGAATATCAAGCTGTAGTTACCGCTAAATATCTCAACGGATACGAACCTGCGGAAATTAAATCTCCTGTGATAGTTCTCGACACTCAAAAACCGTCAGCTCAGATTGTCGCTTCTGAAAAAGTTTTTGGCGCCGGTTCTAAAGATTCTGTAAAATATTCAATTATGCTGACACCATCCGCAGGAGCTCCTGTTCCTTCTTGGAAAGCCGAAATTATCAATTCTGAGACAAACGCAGTCGTAAATACGTATGATTTTGGAGAGTATCCTCCGTCAGAAGTTATCTGGAACGGTATTTCTGCAAAGGGAACTATTGCTGACAAAGGTCAGTATAAGTTTGTCCTTACAGGAACAGACCTTGCCGGCAACACAGGAGTAAGCCAGTCTTCTGAACTCGTAACATTTGACACTACAGAAACTCAGCTTTTGCTAGCGATGTCTGATAAAGCATTTTCTCCAAACGGAAACAAAGTAAAAGACACAATAACATTTAATCCTGTAACTGCCACAAAAGATGTTGCTTCTTATGAATTTTCAGTAAAAAATTCTTCAGGAAAAGCTGTTTATACAGTAAAAGAGTCAAAAAAGCTTCCTGTAAGTTTTGTTTGGGACGGCAAAGATAACGATAAGATTCTTTGTGCAGACGGCATGTATTCGGCTCAGCTTTCAATAACTGCTGCAAACGGTTCAACTGCTGCTGCTTCAACTCAGTCATTTGAACTAGATACAGTTGCTCCAAAATTGACAGCAGAAATTCCTTGGGATTCTTTTGCTCCGAACGGAAACGGTGCTCAAAAAAATATTCCTGTCACTATCAAAGAAAGCACATCAGAAAAACTTTGGACGGCGGAAGTTCGCAACTCAAAAGATAAAGCAGTCAAGAAATTCACTTGGAACGGAAAATCAGACGACTTTACTTGGGACGGTACAGACGAAGCCGGAAATCTCGCAGACAATGCAAAATACAATGTTGTAATTTTTGCTACGGATGATGCCGGCAATAGTTTTAGCACAGAAATAAAAGGAATCACTCTCGATAATCGTGAAACAAAAGCTTATATCACTGCGGAATACGAAGGCATTTCTCCAAATAATGATGGAACTCTCGATGTTCAGAAATTTGAAATTCGAACAACTGTGGCTGACAGCATCCTTGCTTGGAACTTCAATGTAAGAAAAGAGGATGGCACAAGCGTTTACGAGCTTACAGAAAAAGACAGCGCTAATCTGCCTGCTGTCATAAATTGGAACGGTGCGGATAAATCCGGAATTGCATGTGAAGGAACATTTATTGGAACTCTCGACATTTCTTACAAGAACGGAAACACAGTAAGCGCTGTTTCTTCAGCATTTGTTTGTACGGCAACTCCTCCTGTTCTTGCAATCAAGACCGCTCCGGAATTCTTTAGCCCTGACAACGACGGAATAGATGATGATCTGTATATAAGACTTTCAGGTTCTACAAAATCTAAAATAAAGAACTGGTCGTTCACGATCAACGATCCAAAAGGAAATGCATTCTGGACGACTTCCGGCAAGTCAACAATCACTGAAAGAATTATTTGGGACGGGTTGAGTAACACTCAAAAAGATGATAAAGGAAACGCGGAGCGTGTTCAGTCTGCAATGGATTATCCTTATGAATTCACTGTGACAGACACTCTTGGAATGACTTCTACAATCAAAGGTGTAATTCCTGTCGATGTGCTTGTTATCCGCGAGGGCAATGTTCTCAAGATGGCAGTTCCTTCTATAATTTTTGAGTCTGATGATTCAAACTTCCAAAAGGCATCTGCTAAACTTACAGAAGTTCAGGTAAACAACAACGTTAAAGTTTTGAACCGAATTGCTGAAATCTTGAAGAAATTCCCTGATTACAAAGTAACAGTAGTTGGTCACGCTAACAAAATCACAGATAATCCTAATGAAGAGACTGTAGATAACCCTCGTGAATGGGGACGTGCTTCTATGCCGCTTTCTAAAGAGCGCGCTGAGGCAATCAAAACTTATTTGATTAAGCGTGGTGTAAGTTCTTCGTCTCTCTCTACAGAAGGATTTGGCGGCACTAAGCCAGTTGTAAATCCGAAAGATAAGAACAATAACTGGAAAAACAGACGAGTAGAATTTATCCTTGAAAAATAG
- a CDS encoding DUF5312 family protein — protein sequence MISKEKNQNSKKKENFFQALIASIFKSSSPDAEKKRRLKAIAKNIAKSKYHNFYKQSSGEMLAPFGKLIFEIYKATSPAQIVFKNAQNPAIFNRQIINYILSERQLELLDSFDETKVLEAIRHTPVSQVKNDIENKLQEFSHDFDEAKTAKAEAISKTFTIFKDFCCFDYYMIIKKFDSTYREYSFDLAPTIEKVSAEYILDDIKDFLSVAYSLTDDSIDWGPLFDFFKKTQGKELVPFGSWKKIVAKIRSIQSSRTLDLIVQHASENPEYVTEVAYHYEPIVEPYFDKIESDVRNLIAKIEAEQKASKVSSICIQIFGTANPQSLKFYVPSFNAPLEKKDLNTFEYTEPLNYLKTFLVEFVKTAIREFYDVVVIRGQWDATLSAPLSNAYQELLKTSDEITIFDEKFSEDGVSGIKVKTLLPKTAHDAGAENIINRVISDANETARGFIISSAQNLITIGKTIKPLIDDMALSKPVIVQNWKELDKYIDLPMHDFCVGIYKKIYMFVQLMQAYVN from the coding sequence ATGATCAGCAAAGAAAAAAATCAAAATTCTAAGAAAAAAGAAAATTTCTTTCAGGCGCTTATCGCTTCTATTTTTAAGTCTTCAAGCCCGGATGCAGAAAAAAAACGTCGTCTAAAAGCGATCGCAAAAAATATTGCAAAATCGAAATATCACAATTTTTATAAACAGTCTTCAGGAGAAATGCTCGCTCCTTTTGGCAAATTGATTTTTGAAATTTACAAAGCGACTTCTCCTGCCCAAATCGTATTTAAAAATGCTCAAAACCCTGCAATTTTCAATCGTCAGATTATAAACTACATCCTTTCTGAACGCCAGCTGGAACTTCTTGACAGCTTTGATGAAACGAAAGTTCTTGAAGCAATCAGACACACACCTGTATCCCAAGTAAAAAACGACATTGAAAACAAATTACAAGAATTTTCTCACGATTTTGACGAAGCAAAAACCGCAAAAGCCGAAGCAATTTCTAAAACTTTCACAATTTTCAAAGATTTCTGTTGTTTTGATTATTACATGATTATCAAAAAGTTCGATTCAACATATAGAGAATATTCATTCGATTTGGCTCCCACTATCGAAAAAGTCAGCGCAGAATATATCCTCGACGATATAAAAGATTTTCTTTCAGTCGCATATTCGCTTACAGACGATTCGATTGACTGGGGTCCACTTTTTGATTTCTTTAAGAAAACTCAAGGGAAAGAATTAGTTCCTTTTGGCAGCTGGAAAAAAATTGTCGCAAAAATCAGGAGCATCCAAAGCTCTCGCACCCTCGACTTAATAGTTCAGCACGCTTCAGAAAATCCTGAATATGTAACAGAAGTTGCCTACCATTACGAGCCGATTGTCGAACCATATTTTGATAAAATTGAAAGTGATGTAAGAAATCTTATCGCAAAAATAGAAGCAGAGCAGAAGGCTTCAAAAGTTTCTTCCATCTGCATTCAGATTTTTGGAACGGCAAATCCACAAAGTCTAAAATTTTACGTTCCATCTTTCAATGCACCTCTTGAAAAAAAAGATTTAAATACATTTGAATACACAGAGCCTTTGAATTATTTGAAAACTTTCCTTGTTGAATTTGTAAAAACAGCAATCCGTGAATTTTATGATGTTGTTGTAATCCGGGGTCAGTGGGATGCGACGCTTTCTGCACCTCTTTCAAACGCTTATCAAGAGCTTCTTAAAACTTCTGACGAAATTACAATTTTTGATGAAAAGTTCTCGGAAGACGGTGTCAGCGGAATTAAAGTAAAGACACTTTTGCCAAAGACCGCTCACGATGCCGGCGCAGAAAACATCATAAACCGAGTGATTTCAGATGCAAATGAAACGGCGCGAGGTTTTATAATTTCTTCTGCACAAAATTTGATAACGATCGGAAAAACAATAAAACCATTGATTGACGATATGGCTCTTTCAAAACCTGTAATTGTTCAAAACTGGAAAGAGCTTGATAAATACATCGACTTGCCGATGCATGATTTTTGCGTTGGAATTTATAAAAAGATTTATATGTTTGTTCAGTTGATGCAAGCTTACGTCAATTAA
- a CDS encoding 5-formyltetrahydrofolate cyclo-ligase — MNLSKNELRKQIKTVISENGAKLACWSNKICCKIMSSEIYKNANTILSYMPLFDEVNVLPVNQKADEDGKSVFIPRIEFENNLSHINFYKFSNKLPTETGHFGIQEPQTDCAPFKIDQSVKDILILIPGRAFTKDGKRIGRGKAYYDIFLSKILNNKFVLNKKCRVHFAGVCFPIQIMESIPTDEHDILMDFIFF, encoded by the coding sequence ATGAATCTTTCAAAAAATGAGTTGAGAAAACAAATAAAAACAGTAATCTCGGAAAACGGCGCAAAACTTGCTTGCTGGTCAAACAAAATTTGCTGCAAAATAATGTCATCTGAAATTTACAAAAATGCAAATACAATATTAAGCTATATGCCACTTTTTGACGAAGTTAACGTTTTGCCTGTCAATCAAAAAGCAGATGAAGATGGAAAATCAGTTTTCATTCCGCGAATTGAGTTTGAAAACAATTTATCACATATAAATTTTTATAAATTTTCTAATAAACTGCCAACTGAAACAGGTCATTTTGGAATTCAAGAACCGCAGACTGATTGTGCTCCATTTAAGATTGATCAGAGTGTCAAAGATATTCTTATATTGATTCCAGGGCGCGCTTTTACAAAAGACGGCAAACGGATTGGACGTGGAAAAGCATACTACGACATCTTTCTTTCTAAAATACTGAATAACAAATTTGTGTTAAATAAAAAATGCCGTGTCCATTTTGCCGGAGTTTGCTTTCCAATTCAGATAATGGAAAGCATTCCAACCGATGAACACGACATTTTGATGGACTTTATATTTTTTTAA
- a CDS encoding class I SAM-dependent methyltransferase, with translation MTKLEQYYNKFHEEHRLETRHGIVEFSTTLKYILKCAEELACAEKSVLQANQEVPRKLKIADIGAGTGRYSVELCHRGFDVTAVELVPHNLEILRDKHENIKTWKGDARDLHFLDDEAFDITLLFGPLYHLHGEENKLKALSEAKRITKKGGNILVAYVMDDYSVITYCFKEHNLEEVLKKGGLTQDFHTICTKDDLYDYVRISDIDVLNKKADLERIKIISADGPADYMRRELNEMSDAEFDAFLKYHHANCERPELLGAGSHTVDILRKS, from the coding sequence ATGACTAAGCTCGAACAATATTACAATAAATTTCACGAAGAACACAGATTAGAGACTCGGCACGGAATTGTAGAATTTTCGACAACTCTAAAGTATATTTTAAAATGTGCTGAAGAGTTGGCATGTGCGGAAAAATCTGTTCTACAGGCAAATCAAGAAGTGCCCCGCAAACTAAAAATAGCTGATATAGGTGCTGGAACTGGGCGCTATTCTGTAGAGCTTTGTCACAGAGGTTTTGATGTAACTGCAGTCGAGCTTGTACCACACAATCTTGAGATATTGCGAGACAAACACGAAAACATAAAAACATGGAAAGGCGATGCGCGTGACCTTCACTTTTTAGATGACGAAGCTTTTGACATAACTTTATTGTTCGGGCCGCTTTATCATCTTCATGGAGAAGAAAACAAACTCAAAGCTCTTTCGGAAGCAAAAAGAATCACAAAAAAAGGCGGAAATATTCTAGTTGCATACGTGATGGACGACTACAGTGTGATTACATATTGTTTTAAAGAACACAACCTCGAAGAAGTTTTAAAAAAAGGCGGGCTCACCCAAGACTTTCACACAATCTGCACAAAAGACGATTTATACGATTACGTACGGATTTCAGATATAGACGTGCTGAATAAAAAAGCTGACCTTGAGCGTATAAAAATTATCTCCGCAGATGGACCTGCTGATTATATGCGCCGCGAACTCAATGAAATGTCTGATGCGGAATTTGATGCTTTTTTAAAATATCATCATGCAAACTGCGAACGACCAGAACTTCTAGGAGCTGGCAGCCACACTGTAGATATTTTAAGAAAATCATAA
- the pepF gene encoding oligoendopeptidase F, with protein sequence MAKTIPSRKDVPESDKWNLSSIYKSDDEWESSLKEIPILTKKVLEYKSKLGSSAQMLLEALKALEKANLKMETVYHYASLQHEADEDDSNATDREGRAMMAYTQMETELSFIDPEIQSIDETKLMEWIEQPQFKDYKVYIKKLLHFKQFILSEKEERILSLAMQPAQTAQTAFSVLTNVDMNKTFGTVKVDGEERQLTETTWTLFLHSQDRKVREEAYKKFYGKYEEHQNTIAALYAGSVNQDVFTMRSRGYKSSLEHALYGNKVPQSVYHNLIECVHKNLPTLHTYYSLRKKIMGVSELRHYDVYVPLVKTVETKTSYEESVEICRAALAPLGKEYTDRLCDGLLNGWADRYENVGKRSGAFSSGAYIGDPYILLNYNESNIRDVFTMAHEGGHSMHSWYSVHNNPFMSYDYTIFEAEVASTFNEELVFEYLFKTAKSDEMKKYLLAMRADDILATLYRQTMFAEFELKTHELVEKGTPLTAELLRKTYRELLELYFGSEMHFESNSDLEGLRIPHFYNAFYVYKYATGISAALALAKRVTTGGENERNDYFNFLKSGGSRYPIESLKVAGVDMESTEPVQAACDEFKTIVDELNRFFNR encoded by the coding sequence ATGGCAAAAACTATACCTTCTCGCAAAGATGTTCCTGAATCAGATAAATGGAACCTCTCTTCAATCTATAAATCAGATGATGAATGGGAATCTTCATTAAAAGAAATACCTATACTGACAAAAAAAGTATTGGAATATAAATCAAAGCTGGGAAGTTCTGCACAAATGCTTTTAGAAGCGTTGAAAGCGCTTGAAAAGGCAAATCTAAAAATGGAAACCGTTTATCATTATGCTTCACTTCAACACGAAGCAGATGAAGACGATTCAAATGCAACAGACCGCGAGGGTCGCGCTATGATGGCATACACTCAGATGGAAACTGAACTCAGCTTTATAGACCCGGAAATTCAGTCAATCGACGAAACAAAGCTTATGGAGTGGATCGAACAACCTCAATTTAAAGATTACAAAGTCTATATAAAAAAATTGCTGCATTTTAAACAGTTTATCCTAAGCGAAAAAGAAGAAAGAATTCTTTCTCTCGCAATGCAGCCTGCCCAAACTGCGCAAACAGCATTCAGCGTGCTTACTAACGTCGACATGAACAAAACTTTTGGAACTGTAAAAGTTGATGGAGAAGAACGGCAGCTTACAGAAACAACGTGGACGCTTTTTCTTCACTCTCAAGACAGGAAAGTCCGGGAAGAAGCGTATAAAAAATTTTACGGAAAATATGAAGAACATCAGAATACAATTGCAGCGCTTTATGCAGGCAGTGTAAATCAAGATGTATTCACGATGCGTTCACGCGGATACAAATCATCTCTCGAGCACGCTCTTTACGGAAACAAAGTGCCTCAATCGGTTTACCACAACTTGATTGAATGCGTGCACAAAAATCTACCGACTCTTCACACCTATTATTCGCTCCGAAAAAAAATTATGGGTGTCAGTGAATTGCGTCACTACGACGTTTATGTTCCGCTAGTAAAAACTGTTGAAACGAAAACTTCTTACGAAGAATCAGTTGAAATATGCAGGGCGGCTCTTGCTCCTCTTGGGAAAGAATATACAGACAGGCTTTGTGACGGCTTATTGAACGGTTGGGCTGACCGCTATGAAAATGTCGGAAAACGCTCAGGAGCATTCAGTTCTGGTGCGTACATAGGAGATCCTTATATACTTTTAAACTACAACGAATCAAATATCCGCGATGTATTTACAATGGCACACGAAGGCGGGCACAGCATGCACAGCTGGTATTCAGTCCACAACAATCCGTTTATGAGCTATGACTACACAATTTTTGAAGCAGAAGTTGCGTCGACATTTAACGAAGAACTCGTATTTGAATATCTTTTCAAAACGGCAAAATCAGATGAGATGAAAAAATATCTTCTTGCGATGCGTGCTGATGATATTCTTGCAACTCTGTACCGCCAGACAATGTTTGCAGAATTTGAACTTAAAACTCACGAACTTGTAGAAAAGGGAACTCCGCTGACTGCAGAGCTTCTTCGCAAGACATACCGAGAGCTCCTCGAATTATATTTTGGTTCAGAAATGCATTTCGAGAGCAATTCTGATTTAGAGGGACTTAGGATTCCACATTTTTACAACGCTTTCTATGTCTATAAATATGCAACTGGAATTTCCGCAGCGCTTGCTCTTGCAAAACGAGTGACGACAGGCGGCGAAAACGAGCGCAACGATTATTTTAATTTTTTAAAAAGCGGCGGCTCACGTTATCCAATAGAAAGCCTAAAAGTCGCTGGAGTAGATATGGAAAGCACGGAACCTGTTCAAGCCGCATGCGATGAGTTCAAAACAATCGTCGATGAATTAAATAGATTTTTCAACAGATGA
- the hflX gene encoding GTPase HflX, translating into MVEVEKEAAKVPRALLVGEPGNDLQELKGLAFTLGIDVVQRLTLTRMEVQPAYGMGKGKAQEISDLAREIQADCIIFDFNLEPRKQRNWEELSGISCFDRQEVIIRIFAQRAQTREAMLQVELAQLSYSLPRLAHVNKEFARQRGGAFGTKGSGETQLELDQRKIRERIAFLKKELAEIELNRKTQRKQRGKVFSCALVGYTNAGKSSLLNALTDSDAFVENKLFATLDPLTRKLPLNESAGVLITDTVGFISNIPHHLINAFKSTLEEAADADLLLIVLDSSDKEAEFQYKTVCDVLEDIGADKSPRIILLNKIDKAEEDENKTLQTLRHKFPDAILVSAKEKNGFDELKQRIYETLYGEIANYIIPVERADLVTELRKAGCIQKEEWLEDGVHITARTTGRLLELIKDYR; encoded by the coding sequence ATGGTTGAAGTAGAAAAAGAAGCAGCAAAAGTACCACGAGCACTCCTTGTAGGAGAGCCGGGAAATGATTTACAAGAACTCAAAGGCTTAGCCTTTACGCTTGGAATTGATGTAGTTCAGCGCCTTACATTGACTAGGATGGAAGTTCAGCCCGCATACGGAATGGGAAAAGGCAAAGCTCAGGAAATTTCAGATTTGGCGAGAGAAATTCAAGCTGACTGCATTATTTTTGATTTCAACCTTGAGCCGAGAAAACAGCGAAACTGGGAAGAACTTTCAGGAATCTCGTGTTTTGACAGACAGGAAGTCATCATAAGAATTTTTGCTCAACGTGCACAGACACGCGAGGCAATGCTTCAAGTTGAACTAGCGCAGCTTTCATATTCGCTTCCACGCCTTGCTCACGTCAATAAAGAATTTGCGCGCCAGAGAGGTGGGGCGTTTGGAACAAAAGGTTCTGGAGAGACTCAACTAGAACTAGACCAACGAAAAATCCGTGAGCGAATAGCTTTTCTAAAAAAAGAACTCGCAGAGATTGAATTGAACCGTAAAACTCAGAGAAAACAGCGTGGCAAAGTTTTTTCATGCGCGTTAGTAGGCTATACAAACGCAGGAAAATCCTCGCTGTTGAATGCGCTTACAGACTCAGATGCATTTGTTGAAAACAAACTTTTTGCAACTCTCGATCCTCTAACTCGCAAATTACCGTTAAACGAAAGCGCCGGAGTTTTGATTACAGACACAGTAGGATTTATCAGCAACATTCCACACCATCTGATAAACGCATTTAAATCTACACTCGAAGAAGCAGCCGATGCCGACCTTCTGTTGATTGTGCTTGACTCTTCAGATAAAGAAGCGGAGTTTCAATATAAAACTGTTTGCGACGTCCTTGAAGATATCGGGGCGGACAAAAGCCCTCGCATTATTCTTCTAAATAAAATAGACAAAGCCGAAGAAGACGAAAATAAAACACTCCAAACTTTGCGTCACAAATTCCCGGATGCGATTTTAGTCAGCGCAAAGGAAAAAAACGGTTTTGACGAACTAAAACAGAGAATTTATGAAACACTTTACGGTGAAATTGCAAATTATATAATTCCTGTAGAACGTGCAGACCTTGTTACAGAATTGCGAAAAGCTGGGTGTATTCAAAAAGAAGAATGGCTTGAAGACGGTGTTCATATAACTGCTCGTACAACTGGAAGGCTTTTAGAATTGATTAAGGATTATAGGTAA
- the add gene encoding adenosine deaminase, giving the protein MNKSEFKTFLACIPKAELHIHLEAVITLSGVKKLYKNKYGKEMSKEEQESLFSYNDLNGFIEVFLKIQEMYSSVDDFNLVFDELEKYLVENGIVYTEVFFAPTSFLKMGFKYEDMVKIFHKKITEIKEKRGITVKLLMDVSRTFGCKNAMNNYSLFKKYPCEDIIGIGLGGAESKGPAKDFAPVYDLAHKDGFKAVAHAGEDVGPESIWDSINYLHAQRIGHGITAIQDEKLMEELTKTKLPIEICISSNTFTKKIVQKAKDHPVREFYDRGMMVNINTDDPVFFKTTLLNEYWICYSELNFTMDEIKELVKNGFTSSFMSEKEKQKAIKAVDEAWKL; this is encoded by the coding sequence TTGAACAAATCGGAATTCAAAACATTTCTAGCATGTATTCCAAAAGCAGAATTGCATATTCATCTTGAAGCAGTTATCACTCTATCAGGAGTAAAAAAACTTTATAAAAACAAATACGGAAAAGAGATGTCAAAAGAAGAACAGGAGTCTCTCTTCTCTTACAACGACTTAAACGGTTTTATAGAAGTTTTTCTCAAAATTCAAGAAATGTACAGTTCTGTAGATGACTTTAACCTTGTGTTTGATGAACTAGAAAAATATCTTGTGGAAAATGGAATTGTATACACCGAAGTGTTTTTTGCACCGACTTCATTTTTGAAGATGGGCTTTAAATACGAAGATATGGTAAAAATCTTCCACAAAAAAATCACGGAGATTAAAGAAAAACGTGGAATCACAGTAAAATTACTGATGGATGTATCTCGCACATTCGGCTGTAAAAATGCGATGAATAACTATAGCCTTTTCAAGAAATATCCGTGTGAAGACATAATTGGGATTGGTCTTGGCGGTGCTGAATCAAAAGGACCTGCAAAAGATTTTGCTCCTGTCTATGACCTTGCACATAAAGACGGATTTAAAGCTGTTGCCCATGCCGGAGAAGATGTCGGTCCCGAATCTATTTGGGATTCTATAAATTATCTTCATGCGCAGCGCATTGGGCACGGAATTACAGCGATTCAGGACGAAAAACTGATGGAAGAGCTCACGAAAACAAAACTTCCGATTGAAATCTGTATTTCATCAAATACATTCACAAAAAAAATCGTTCAAAAAGCAAAAGACCATCCTGTCCGCGAGTTTTATGACCGAGGGATGATGGTAAACATCAACACAGATGACCCTGTTTTCTTTAAGACGACTTTGCTCAACGAATATTGGATTTGTTACAGCGAACTGAACTTCACGATGGACGAAATCAAAGAACTCGTAAAAAACGGGTTTACATCATCATTTATGAGCGAAAAAGAAAAACAAAAAGCGATCAAAGCTGTAGACGAAGCTTGGAAATTGTAA
- the fliL gene encoding flagellar basal body-associated protein FliL: MQSDFYKKNTWERLLLRDKIMLAVIALLVLVILIGTLFSMLNERRNTPEVLLSKGKAVSLAPPVDDEKTAYFELGTMRIVNASENTNENTVLVASAWLAYPADDTVFYEEIARKRGVVRGIMQKYFSERTKNQLLSETEEVIEKKLVQQINSRFSLGKISGIYFTDYIFLE; the protein is encoded by the coding sequence ATGCAGTCTGATTTTTATAAAAAAAATACATGGGAAAGACTTTTATTGCGCGACAAGATTATGCTCGCAGTTATAGCGCTGCTTGTTCTTGTAATATTGATTGGAACACTTTTTTCAATGCTCAACGAAAGGAGAAACACACCTGAAGTCCTGCTTTCAAAAGGTAAAGCGGTTAGTCTAGCCCCCCCTGTTGATGATGAAAAGACTGCGTACTTTGAGCTTGGGACGATGAGGATTGTAAATGCAAGCGAAAATACGAATGAAAATACAGTCCTTGTTGCGTCGGCATGGCTAGCGTATCCCGCAGACGACACCGTTTTTTATGAGGAAATCGCAAGAAAACGCGGAGTTGTAAGAGGAATAATGCAAAAGTACTTTTCGGAACGCACAAAAAATCAACTGCTTTCCGAAACCGAAGAAGTAATAGAAAAAAAATTGGTACAACAGATAAACAGCCGTTTTTCACTCGGGAAAATAAGCGGCATTTATTTTACAGACTATATTTTTCTGGAATAA